A window of the Ogataea parapolymorpha DL-1 chromosome V, whole genome shotgun sequence genome harbors these coding sequences:
- a CDS encoding Nucleolar complex protein 2 produces the protein MAKAKKSTKKFQAKNLKNTIEQRKKVQKYNKLHKKKGSSGPAPQPEDKRDKEIFEDMDVEEFFDADIEVPKQPTLKKQKDEESEDDSSSSGSEAEFDEQDLKDLEKDDPEFYKYLQENDKDLLDFKPINPLEAMSDDEDDEDVEQEEKNEVEEDKEGNTIEVTVDMIKQWEANLRSDQPTIKTLKTVVIAFKAAVHTGSSGTYKYSVTDEKAFHKLMFLALQELTLSVQKLVPYKVSSHGTRNLPSNKKVAQISTLLKSHAGSLILLLNDITNTETATLVLKSVQELLPYYVSHRKLIKEMMNAVVNVWSSSQDVETQIAAFAFLNNSSREYPKAILELVLKSTYSSFIKKCRKTNVHTMPMINFQKNSAVELFGIDQTLSFQVGFEYIRQLAIHLRNSVNNTTKDSYKAIYNWQYCHSLDFWSRMISAHCHPETEKANKKETPLRQLIYPLVQVTLGAIRLLPTAQFFPLRFYLIRSLIRLSQNTGVYIPLFPLVAEVLNSSAVTKKPKHAHLQAVAFDYVIKVPKQYLGSRVYQEGLIEQVVELAAEFFVLHCKSIAFPELITPAVIYLRRYMKRSTNIKLVKQLGALVDKLNSNAKYIEKERSSVEFGPNNRVEVGMFLHEVDWQKTPLGAYVAVQREVKETREKALRESLESDADGGSSGSDVSGAEEVDVESEEEE, from the coding sequence ATGGCTAAGGCGAAGAAGTCCACAAAAAAGTTCCAGGCGAAGAACCTGAAGAACACCATTGAGCAGCGGAAGAAGGTACAGAAGTACAATAAGCTTCACAAAAAGAAGGGGTCTTCTGGTCCTGCTCCCCAACCTGAGGACAAAAGAGATAAAGAGATTTTTGAGGATATGGATGTCGAAGAGTTTTTCGATGCCGACATAGAGGTCCCTAAACAGCCAACGTTAAAGAAACAAAAGGACGAAGAGAGCGAGGATGACAGCAGTTCTAGCGGCAGTGAGGCAGAATTTGACGAGCAAGATTTGAAGgacctggaaaaagacgatCCCGAGTTTTACAAGTACTTGCAGGAAAATGACAAGGATCTGTTGGATTTCAAGCCTATAAATCCACTTGAAGCAATGAGcgatgatgaagacgatgaagatgtggaacaagaagaaaagaatGAGGTAGAGGAGGACAAAGAAGGCAACACTATCGAAGTGACAGTGGATATGATCAAACAATGGGAGGCCAACTTGAGGTCAGACCAGCCTACAATCAAAACTCTCAAAACAGTTGTCATTGCTTTCAAAGCTGCAGTTCACACTGGATCCTCAGGAACGTATAAATACAGCGTTACAGACGAAAAAGCTTTCCACAAGCTGATGTTTCTCGCTTTGCAAGAACTGACTCTAAGTGTTCAGAAATTAGTGCCATACAAAGTTTCGTCTCACGGGACAAGAAACTTGCCTTCGAACAAGAAAGTCGCTCAAATCAGCACCCTTCTCAAGTCTCATGCTGGTTCGCTGATATTGCTCCTCAACGATATCACCAATACGGAGACAGCCACCTTGGTGCTGAAGTCTGTTCAAGAGCTGCTTCCATACTATGTTTCTCACAGAAAGctcatcaaggagatgatGAACGCGGTGGTGAATGTTTGGAGCTCTTCTCAAGACGTGGAAACGCAAATAGCGGCATTTGCATTCCTCAATAACTCCAGCAGAGAATATCCGAAAGCCATTCTTGAGCTGGTTCTGAAAAGTACTTACTCCAGCTTCATTAAAAAATGCAGAAAGACCAACGTCCACACAATGCCTATGATCAACTTCCAGAAAAACTCGGCCGTGGAGCTTTTTGGAATTGACCAAACTCTCAGCTTCCAGGTTGGATTTGAATACATTCGTCAGCTGGCTATCCATTTGAGAAACAGCGTCAACAACACCACCAAGGACAGCTACAAGGCAATTTACAACTGGCAGTACTGTCACTCGCTAGATTTCTGGTCTAGAATGATTTCTGCCCATTGTCAtccagagacagaaaagGCTAATAAGAAAGAGACTCCTTTGCGGCAGTTAATCTATCCTCTGGTCCAGGTCACTTTGGGAGCTATCAGACTGCTACCAACAGCCCAGTTTTTCCCCTTGCGCTTCTACCTTATCAGATCGTTAATTAGATTATCCCAAAACACAGGCGTGTACATCCCACTCTTTCCACTAGTTGCAGAAGTGCTCAATTCTTCGGCTGTCACCAAGAAACCAAAACATGCTCACCTCCAGGCCGTTGCGTTTGATTACGTCATCAAGGTTCCTAAGCAGTACCTTGGGAGCAGAGTTTACCAGGAGGGACTCATTGAGcaggttgttgagctggcGGCCGAATTCTTTGTTTTGCACTGCAAGAGCATCGCTTTTCCAGAGCTGATCACCCCAGCTGTGATCTATTTGAGACGCTACATGAAGAGATCCACCAACATCAAGCTTGTGAAACAGCTGGGCGCCCTGGTGGACAAGCTCAACTCCAACGCCAAATATATCGAGAAAGAGAGATCCAGCGTTGAGTTTGGACCTAACAATAGAGTTGAGGTTGGCATGTTTTTACACGAAGTTGATTGGCAAAAGACACCATTGGGAGCATACGTTGCCGTGCAGCGTGAGGTGAAAGAGACTCGTGAAAAGGCTTTGCGCGAATCTCTTGAGAGCGACGCCGATGGAGGAAGCAGTGGAAGCGACGTGAGTGGTGCTGAAGAGGTCGACGTGGAGTCTGAAGAGGAagaataa
- a CDS encoding Subunit of phosphatidylinositol (PtdIns) 3-kinase complexes I and II, which produces MAQYTCQRCKLLLVIDDSLQGLSNAQKHLLTLSYGQRPNEDHPKDLDEYPILPAERVTLFEEASKTSGSKPLVSSKGSEALHIDDGSFVILEDKKQPSMDKVSVSERVASLDNIFSILSSKYEIDYPVCTDCASTLIDELKQQFEQMTKEKDTYVQFLKKLTAQSGPNRKKAQDSLSELALLKEEETKLLEELEKAEKEEEQLTQQLVEVEQELEDLENQEKEFCLQKNAYDLELIEFVNERERIKASYEYNLNRLDSLRKTNVFNDVFMISHDDQFGTINGLRLGNLDNVKVSWHEINAALGQLALLLATVVRILDFQLDGYRIIPMGSTSRIEKYRKDRNGSISKQTLDLFSNGEFSIGKIFTHNQLDAGMVALVDIVSQIGRKLKQLDESNDLPYKMAEDKVAGYPIKPSARSSNEEWTSACRYLLTNAKWILTYCIART; this is translated from the coding sequence ATGGCTCAATATACATGTCAACGGTGCAAGCTCCTGTTGGTCATTGATGACTCTTTGCAAGGCTTGAGCAATGCACAAAAGCATTTGCTTACACTGAGCTATGGCCAACGGCCGAATGAAGACCATCCGAAGGATTTAGATGAGTATCCTATTCTTCCTGCAGAACGGGTCACATTGTTTGAAGAGGCCTCAAAAACCAGTGGTAGTAAGCCACTCGTTTCCAGCAAGGGATCTGAGGCCTTGCACATTGACGATGGGTCGtttgtgattttggaagataAAAAACAGCCCTCAATGGATAAAGTGTCGGTCAGCGAGCGAGTGGCGTCTTTAGACAACATCTTCAGCATTCTCTCCTCCAAGTACGAGATTGACTATCCGGTCTGTACAGACTGTGCATCTACATTGATAGACGAGCTGAAGCAGCAATTTGAGCAGATGACAAAGGAAAAAGACACATACGTGCAATttctcaagaaactcaCAGCACAGAGCGGCCCAAATAGAAAGAAGGCCCAAGACTCTTTGAGCGAACTGGCACTCCTAAAGGAAGAGGAGACTAAACTGcttgaagagctggaaaaggcagagaaggaagaggaacAATTGACGCAGCAATTAGTAGAAGTTGAACAGGAACTGGAGGATTTAGAGAACCAGGAGAAGGAATTCTGCCTACAAAAGAACGCGTACGATCTCGAGCTGATTGAATTTGTGAACGAGCGAGAGCGCATCAAAGCTTCATACGAGTATAATCTAAACCGATTAGACTCCTTGCGCAAAACCAACGTGTTCAACGACGTTTTCATGATTTCACATGACGATCAGTTTGGCACCATAAACGGCCTTCGACTCGGAAACCTCGATAACGTCAAAGTATCCTGGCACGAGATCAACGCCGCTTTGGGCCAACTTGCGCTTTTGTTGGCCACCGTAGTGCGCATATTGGATTTTCAGTTGGACGGATACCGCATTATTCCAATGGGATCTACGTCGCGGATTGAAAAATACAGGAAAGACCGAAATGGATCAATATCTAAGCAAACACTGGATTTGTTTAGCAACGGAGAATTCTCCATTGGAAAGATTTTCACCCATAACCAGCTGGATGCAGGAATGGTTGCCCTGGTAGACATAGTCTCACAAATTGGTCGCAAGCTTAAACAGCTAGACGAGTCGAATGACTTGCCCTACAAAATGGCGGAAGACAAAGTTGCCGGTTATCCCATCAAACCATCTGCACGCAGTTCCAACGAGGAGTGGACCTCTGCATGTCGCTATCTCCTCACCAACGCCAAGTGGATACTAACTTATTGCATAGCTCGTACCTAA
- a CDS encoding Ribonuclease T2-like 1-A — protein MVSHLVLRYLVAIVSTTAAHYSSAFKADMSSCPSDIPLSCTNSSQIPDTCCFEYPGGVLLQTQFWDYDYPTGPDDMFTLHGLWPDNCDGTYNQFCDSSLQISNAEEVLTSFGEEQLLERMHEVWKDYQGDDNNLWVHEFNKHGTCLSTIKPSCYQNFETNREVVDYFRKSVELFEGLPTYRWLEAAGITPSDSHTYSKQQIDEALKSRFGKEVYFKCDRNHALNEVWYFHHLRGSIPHGNYVPIDALISSNCPAFGIKFPLKKAPSTSTNTATGTETSATSTATPTGNGGYLKLENQAGCLISNGKWFASGTCATYKLSKASFGGYQLTSSKGVCGIDSDGYFACGRGVTAAQFDYDSSSGYVTYGGQSGWSADRVPSRNVQVPIMPGSGRNVNFSLIYETR, from the coding sequence ATGGTATCTCACTTAGTTTTGAGGTATTTGGTGGCCATCGTGTCCACCACCGCTGCACATTACAGCTCGGCATTTAAGGCAGACATGTCTTCGTGTCCTTCTGATATCCCGTTATCGTGCACAAATTCCTCGCAAATTCCAGATACCTGTTGTTTTGAGTATCCCGGGGGAGTTTTGCTGCAAACGCAATTCTGGGACTACGATTATCCCACAGGCCCAGACGATATGTTTACTTTGCATGGTTTGTGGCCCGACAATTGTGACGGCACATACAACCAATTCTGTGACAGTTCGCTGCAGATCTCCAATGCCGAGGAAGTCCTGACCTCATTTGGCGAGGAACAATTACTAGAAAGAATGCATGAGGTTTGGAAGGACTACCAGGGCGACGACAATAATTTATGGGTCCACGAATTTAACAAGCACGGcacctgtttgagcacTATCAAACCCTCTTGCTACCAGAACTTCGAGACCAATAGAGAAGTGGTTGATTATTTCCGGAAGTCAgttgagctgtttgaggGCTTGCCCACCTACAGATGGCTTGAGGCTGCTGGAATCACGCCTTCGGACTCCCACACTTACTCCAAACAGCAGATTGACGAGGCACTCAAGTCCAGGTTCGGCAAGGAGGTCTACTTCAAATGTGACAGAAACCATGCCCTAAACGAAGTGTGGTATTTCCATCACTTACGTGGCTCCATCCCCCACGGCAACTACGTTCCAATTGATGCTCTTATCTCCTCAAACTGCCCGGCTTTCGGCATCAAGTTTCCTCTGAAGAAGGCCCCGTCTACATCTACTAACACCGCCACAGGAACTGAAACCTCAGCCACGAGCACGGCCACACCGACCGGCAACGGGGGCTACCTCAAGCTCGAGAATCAGGCTGGTTGTCTGATCAGCAATGGCAAATGGTTTGCCTCGGGTACATGCGCCACGTATAAGCTGTCCAAGGCAAGTTTCGGTGGCTACCAGCTTACATCGTCAAAGGGCGTCTGTGGTATCGATTCCGATGGCTACTTTGCTTGTGGTCGAGGAGTCACTGCTGCGCAATTCGACTACGACTCATCCTCGGGATATGTCACCTATGGAGGCCAATCAGGATGGTCTGCTGATAGGGTGCCGTCTCGGAACGTGCAGGTCCCTATTATGCCTGGCTCTGGTCGAAATGTCAACTTTAGCTTGATTTACGAGACcagataa
- a CDS encoding Ribonucleoside-diphosphate reductase large chain: MTADTKTIVKDSKSGKESVFSRDILRNHLLSLAQGLNTEFVSIDVILDKVVSGLPESLTVQELLDLTAEVSASLTTVHYDHSYLAARVLVRHLQKQVCGSFSENVNRMRQYRPSQYRSFKSLIAADVHEIVNKHADVLNKAIDFDRDLELDYFGFRTMERSYLLKMDGRPCETPQYLFMRVAVGIHKGNIERVLETYRLMSQKYFIHASPTLFNAGTETPNLSSCFLLAMDGDSINGIFRTIHKSALISKAAGGIGIHVSNIRAAGSYISGTNGTSNGLVPMVQVFNSTAKYVDQGGNKRPGAFCMYLEPWHADVFEFLDLRKNHGKEETRARDLFYALWIPDLFMEKVEKDQEWCLFSEDQSPGLSDSYGDEFVKLYNRYEREGRYIRKVRAQKLWHAILVAQTETGNPFLLYKDACNKKSNQQNLGTIKSSNLCCEIVEYSSNEETAVCNLGSLALPSFVHDNKGERKFDFKFLHDVCKTLARNLDTVIDVGSYPLPEAEVSNKRHRPIAIGVQGLADVFFKLRMPFGSPESRKLNILIFETIYHAALETSAELAEIYGPYDSYAGSPISKGVLQYDFWNAKPSDMWDWEGLKAKIHRNGVRNSLLVALMPTASTSQIFGFTECFEPITSNMYSRRVLSGEFQVVNRYLIDDLVDLGLWGPEMKNEILRMEGSVQAIESIPADTKEIYKTVWEIQQRALIDMAADRAPFIDQSQSMNLFMRNPTMSKLTSMHFYAWKKGLKTGIYYLRTQAAASAIKFTVTPSRFKRSISESRDTTKRRKSNGNEVTEGYNIYDKDNVLACKVGDPETCDACSS; the protein is encoded by the coding sequence ATGACAGCAGACACAAAGACAATCGTTAAAGACTCGAAGAGTGGGAAGGAGTCTGTTTTTAGCAGAGACATATTGCGAAATCACTTGTTGTCCCTTGCACAAGGACTAAATACCGAGTTTGTCAGCATTGATGTGATTCTTGATAAAGTCGTCAGTGGTCTCCCCGAAAGCCTCACTGTTCAAGAACTGCTCGACTTGACAGCAGAAGTGAGTGCTTCCCTGACTACAGTCCACTACGATCATTCCTACCTGGCAGCAAGAGTGCTAGTTCGTCATTTGCAAAAGCAAGTATGTGGTAGTTTCTCAGAAAATGTGAACCGAATGAGACAATATCGTCCCTCGCAGTATCGAAGTTTCAAATCTCTCATTGCAGCAGATGTCCATGAAATTGTGAACAAACATGCTGATGTATTGAATAAAGCCATCGATTTTGATAGAGACTTGGAGCTGGACTACTTTGGCTTCCGAACTATGGAAAGATCATATTTGCTGAAAATGGATGGAAGACCATGCGAGACTCCTCAGTATTTGTTTATGAGAGTGGCCGTCGGGATACACAAAGGTAATATAGAACGGGTTCTTGAAACATACAGACTTATGTCCCAAAAATACTTCATCCATGCTTCGCCTACGCTGTTCAACGCCGGTACCGAAACGCCTAATCTATCCTCCTGTTTTCTTCTCGCAATGGATGGGGACTCTATAAATGGCATCTTCAGAACAATTCACAAGTCCGCCCTGATTTCTaaagcagctggtggaattGGAATACACGTTTCAAACATCCGTGCTGCCGGCTCTTACATTTCTGGAACTAATGGTACATCCAACGGACTTGTGCCTATGGTTCAAGTCTTCAACAGCACCGCAAAGTATGTGGACCAAGGTGGAAATAAACGACCAGGCGCTTTTTGCATGTATTTAGAGCCGTGGCATGCGGACGTGtttgagtttttggacTTGAGGAAAAACCATGGAAAGGAAGAAACGCGCGCAAGAGATTTGTTTTATGCTCTGTGGATACCAGATTTGTTTATGGAGAAGGTCGAGAAAGATCAAGAGTGGTGCCTTTTTTCCGAGGATCAATCGCCTGGACTCAGTGACTCTTATGGAGATGAATTCGTCAAGCTTTACAACAGGTATGAACGTGAGGGTCGTTATATCCGTAAAGTGAGAGCCCAGAAACTATGGCATGCGATATTAGTTGCTCAGACGGAAACAGGGAACCCTTTCCTGCTGTACAAGGACGCCTGCAATAAAAAGTCTAACCAGCAAAATTTGGGTACCATCAAGTCGTCCAATCTCTGTTGTGAAATCGTTGAATATTCATCCAATGAAGAGACAGCGGTCTGCAATCTAGGCTCTTTGGCACTTCCTTCTTTTGTACACGATAACAAGGGAGAAAGGAAGTTTGATTTTAAATTCCTCCATGATGTCTGTAAGACTCTGGCTCGGAATTTGGATACGGTGATTGACGTGGGGTCTTATCCTTTGCCGGAAGCTGAGGTTTCAAACAAAAGACACAGGCCAATTGCTATTGGTGTGCAGGGTCTGGCTGAtgtatttttcaagctgcGAATGCCGTTTGGTTCTCCAGAGAGCCGGAAACTAAACATTCTCATATTTGAAACAATCTACCATGCAGCTTTAGAAACCTCAGCAGAGCTGGCCGAGATATACGGGCCGTACGATTCCTATGCCGGATCTCCAATCTCAAAAGGAGTCTTGCAGTACGATTTTTGGAATGCTAAACCAAGTGATATGTGGGACTGGGAAGGTTTGAAAGCTAAAATTCATCGTAATGGTGTCAGAAATTCCCTATTGGTTGCGCTAATGCCTACCGCCTCGACATCGCAGATCTTTGGCTTTACGGAATGTTTTGAGCCGATCACCTCAAACATGTATTCAAGAAGAGTTTTATCGGGAGAGTTCCAGGTTGTGAACAGGTACTTGATCGACGATCTCGTGGATCTGGGTCTGTGGGGCCCAGAAATGAAAAACGAAATCCTTCGAATGGAAGGATCCGTCCAAGCCATCGAAAGCATTCCTGCCGACACCAAGGAAATATATAAAACGGTTTGGGAAATTCAGCAACGGGCACTTATAGATATGGCTGCAGACCGTGCTCCGTTCATTGATCAGTCCCAGAGCATGAACCTATTCATGCGGAATCCGACCATGTCCAAACTGACAAGCATGCACTTTTATGCATGGAAGAAAGGGTTGAAAACAGGCATATATTATTTGCGAACCCAAGCTGCCGCATCTGCTATCAAATTCACTGTCACCCCCTCTAGGTTCAAAAGAAGTATCTCAGAGTCTAGGGATACTACCAAAAGACGCAAATCGAACGGGAACGAGGTCACCGAAGGTTACAACATTTATGATAAAGATAATGTTCTTGCTTGCAAGGTTGGAGATCCAGAGACTTGCGACGCTTGCTCGAGTTAA
- a CDS encoding DNA-directed RNA polymerase III subunit RPC2 produces MSFEDLLQPSYKGKSLTDPINTAEDKWNLLPAFLQVKGLVKQHLDSFNFFVDTDLKKIIQANEKVLSDVDPEFYLKYLDIRVGYKSGGNPNETEVLLPPHECRLRDLTYSAPIYVDVEYTRGRKIIIHRDLEIGRMPIMLRSNKCILNGKNEAQMAYLNECPLDPGGYFIVNGTEKVILVQEQLSKNRIIVEADEKKNIVQASVTSSTHERKSKTYVVTKNDKIYLKHNSISEEIPIVIVLKAAGLVSDLEILQLVCGNDSVYQDLFAVNFEEAAKLGIYSQKEALEYIGRKVKTIRRLNAPKLSILQEGIEAIATTVIAHITVENLDFKEKALYIAIMTRRVIMAMHNPKLVDDRDYVGNKRLELAGQLMSLLFEDLFKKFNNDFKANLDKILKKPSRVSEFDALLHINIHSSNITTGLNRAISTGNWSLKRFKMERAGVTHVLSRLSYISALGMMTRISSQFEKSRKVSGPRALQPSQFGMLCTSDTPEGEACGLVKNLALMTHITTDDEEDPIKKLCYILGAEDISVIDSSTLHNNGTFGVHLNGTLIGTTRFPNVFVSKFRHLRRTGKLSAFVSIFTNVHQSAVHIAADGGRICRPLIIVENGKAKVTAEHLKRLRDGEWSFDDFLTNGLVEYLDVNEENDSLIALYEKDITGSTTHLEIEPFTVLGAVAGLIPYPHHNQSPRNTYQCAMGKQAIGAIAYNQFRRIDTLLYLMCYPQQPMVKTKTIELIDYDKLPAGQNATVAVMSYSGYDIEDALVLNKASIDRGFGRCQVLRKTTAVLKRYPNHSKDILAGMRVKEDGKPIFQHEALGPDGLAEVGVEVQSGQTYINKCVPTNATESVVGGQPTINQQQQHRETPVNYRAPVSSVVDQVMMSVSDNDQALIKVLLRQTRRPELGDKFSSRHGQKGVCGIIVQQEDMPFNDDGISPDIIMNPHGFPSRMTVGKMLELVSGKAGVLDGSLQYGTCFGGSKLEDMSQILIDKGFNYSGKDMLYSGITGEALQAYIFFGPIYYQKLKHMVLDKMHARARGPRAVLTRQPTEGRSRDGGLRLGEMERDCVIAYGASQLLLERLMLSSDAFDVDVCNSCGLMGYNSWCPSCKTSEGVVKMTIPYAAKLLFQELISMNIAPRLKMADVF; encoded by the coding sequence ATGTCCTTCGAGGATCTGCTGCAACCGTCCTACAAGGGGAAATCTCTGACGGACCCAATCAACACCGCCGAGGATAAATGGAACTTGCTTCCAGCCTTTCTCCAGGTGAAAGGGTTGGTGAAACAGCATTTGGACTCGTTCAATTTCTTTGTGGACACAgatctgaagaagatcatTCAAGCCAACGAAAAGGTGTTGAGTGATGTTGATCCGGAGTTCTATTTGAAATATCTGGATATCAGAGTTGGTTACAAGAGCGGAGGAAATCCGAATGAGACCGAGGTTCTACTTCCGCCTCACGAATGTAGACTCCGTGATCTGACTTACAGTGCTCCCATCTATGTGGATGTTGAATATACCAGAGGTCGGAAAATCATTATTCATAGAGATCTTGAGATTGGACGCATGCCTATAATGTTGAGGTCAAATAAGTGCATTTTGAACGGCAAAAATGAGGCCCAGATGGCGTACCTCAACGAATGCCCTTTGGATCCTGGAGGATATTTCATTGTCAACGGTACAGAGAAGGTCATTTTGGTCCAAGAGCAATTAAGCAAGAACAGAATCATCGTCGAAGCCgacgaaaagaagaatatTGTGCAGGCTTCGGTCACCTCCTCTACACACGAGAGAAAATCCAAAACCTATGTGGTTACGAAAAACGATAAGATATACCTCAAACACAACTCCATTAGCGAGGAAATACCGATTGTGATTGTTTTGAAGGCTGCTGGTCTTGTTTCAGACTTGGAGATCTTGCAGCTGGTGTGCGGTAACGATTCAGTCTACCAGGATCTCTTCGCTGTGAATTTTGAAGAGGCGGCCAAGCTTGGAATTTATTCTCAGAAAGAAGCTCTTGAGTACATTGGACGCAAAGTGAAAACCATCAGAAGACTTAATGCTCCCAAGCTCAGCATTCTCCAAGAGGGTATCGAGGCTATTGCCACCACCGTCATCGCGCACATCACTGTTGAGAATCttgatttcaaagaaaaagcctTGTATATAGCCATCATGACGCGCAGAGTGATAATGGCAATGCACAATCCAAAGTTGGTTGATGATAGAGATTATGTGGGTAACAAACGGTTAGAGCTGGCAGGCCAACTGATGTCTTTGTTGTTTGAGGATttattcaaaaaattcaataACGATTTCAAGGCCAATCTGGATAAAATCCTCAAGAAACCAAGCCGAGTTTCTGAGTTTGACGCTTTGCTCCATATCAATATCCACTCAAGCAACATTACCACTGGTTTGAATAGAGCCATTTCTACAGGTAACTGGTCCCTCAAAAGATTCAAGATGGAAAGGGCAGGAGTCACCCATGTTTTGAGTCGTTTGTCGTATATTTCAGCTCTTGGTATGATGACACGAATTTCGTCTCAATTCGAAAAGTCCAGAAAAGTGTCTGGACCGCGTGCTTTGCAGCCATCTCAGTTTGGTATGCTCTGCACCTCCGATACTCCTGAAGGAGAGGCCTGTGGATTGGTCAAGAACCTAGCACTGATGACTCACATCACCACtgatgacgaggaggaccCCATCAAGAAACTTTGCTACATTCTGGGTGCTGAAGACATTTCGGTCATAGATAGCTCTACCTTGCATAACAACGGGACTTTTGGTGTGCACTTGAACGGTACTCTCATTGGTACTACCAGATTCCCCAACGTGTTTGTTTCTAAATTCAGgcatttgagaagaacCGGCAAGCTCTCTGCCTTTGTTTCCATCTTCACCAACGTCCATCAGTCAGCGGTTCATATTGCGGCCGACGGTGGCAGAATTTGCAGACCACTCATCATTGTGGAAAACGGCAAAGCAAAAGTCACCGCAGAGCATCTTAAACGCCTCCGCGATGGGGAGTGGTCCtttgatgatttcctcACCAACGGGCTTGTTGAATACCTGGATGTTAACGAAGAAAACGACTCTCTTATCGCGCTTTACGAGAAAGATATAACTGGCAGCACTACACATTTAGAGATCGAGCCTTTCACTGTCCTTGGTGCTGTGGCCGGTTTGATTCCATATCCTCACCATAATCAATCGCCAAGAAATACGTATCAATGTGCGATGGGTAAGCAGGCTATAGGAGCCATCGCCTATAACCAGTTCCGTCGGATTGATACCTTGTTGTATTTGATGTGCTATCCCCAACAGCCAATGGTGAAAACCAAGACGATCGAATTGATCGACtacgacaagctgccgGCCGGTCAAAATGCCACCGTTGCCGTTATGTCTTACTCGGGTTACGATATTGAGGATGCATTGGTGCTCAATAAGGCTTCGATTGATAGAGGATTTGGCCGCTGCCAGGTGCTGCGGAAGACAACAGCGGTGCTGAAGCGATACCCTAACCACTCAAAGGATATTTTGGCAGGAATGAGGGTGAAAGAAGACGGAAAGCCAATCTTCCAACATGAAGCTTTAGGTCCAGACGGATTGGCCGAAGTCGGCGTTGAAGTGCAGAGCGGACAAACATACATCAATAAATGCGTGCCAACAAACGCAACCGAGAGCGTTGTTGGAGGACAACCTACCATCAaccaacagcaacagcatAGAGAAACTCCTGTCAACTACCGTGCGCCTGTTTCGAGTGTTGTTGATCAGGTGATGATGTCTGTGAGCGACAATGACCAGGCCCTGATTAAGGTGTTGCTGAGACAGACCAGACGTCCTGAGCTGGGTGACAAATTTTCTTCTCGTCACGGCCAAAAGGGTGTGTGTGGTATCATTGTACAGCAGGAGGACATGCCATTTAACGACGACGGAATCAGTCCAGATATTATCATGAATCCACATGGTTTCCCATCGAGAATGACGGTTGGAAAAATGCTTGAACTGGTGTCTGGCAAAGCAGGTGTTCTGGATGGATCTTTACAATATGGAACCTGCTTTGGCGGATCTAAGCTGGAGGACATGTCGCAGATACTCATCGACAAAGGATTCAACTACAGCGGAAAAGATATGCTTTACAGCGGAATCACAGGAGAAGCGTTGCAAGCGTACATTTTCTTTGGTCCGATTTATTACCAGAAATTGAAGCACATGGTGCTGGATAAAATGCacgccagagccagaggtCCCCGCGCTGTGCTGACAAGACAACCTACGGAGGGCCGTTCCAGAGATGGTGGTTTACGTTTGGGAGAGATGGAGAGAGATTGTGTGATTGCGTATGGCGCATCGCAGTTGTTACTGGAACggttgatgttgagctcgGATGCATTTGACGTCGATGTTTGCAACTCTTGTGGACTGATGGGATACAACAGTTGGTGTCCTTCTTGTAAGACAAGTGAGGGAGTGGTCAAAATGACGATTCCGTACGCCGCGAAGTTGTTATTCCAAGAGCTGATTTCGATGAACATCGCACCAAGACTGAAAATGGCTGATGTTTTCTAG